The Penaeus monodon isolate SGIC_2016 unplaced genomic scaffold, NSTDA_Pmon_1 PmonScaffold_108, whole genome shotgun sequence genome window below encodes:
- the LOC119568789 gene encoding uncharacterized protein LOC119568789 gives MSSISKRNFFPLPPGFSKAGYPDGGMFRKRLEKVILLLCLSVTTAVLVYWRVHNQELSTIIIEQAIEDPYLSLPSNVKENGAWVDRLPRGVVVWSQPLAGSLGVGKLLTSGLKNSLVSFEPFAPEQPDPPRARGQHHLHHHRLSLLNDLLHCRYFRHKDLVDHLSSRSSFPVTTILFLRSRCASVPEKCLSNGTFISHICHEASVHFLKVRGGSGTGIVKIACIQASCWSSARYNGSKYSNPTFRTPT, from the exons ATGTCATCCATAAGCAAGAGAAATTTCTTTCCTTTGCCTCCAGGGTTCAGCAAAGCGGGGTATCCGGATGGTGGAATGTTCCGCAAACGCCTCGAAAAGGTGATTCTCCTTTTGTGTTTGTCAGTAACCACCGCTGTGCTCGTTTACTGGAGGGTCCACAATCAAGAGCTCTCGACCATCATCATTGAACAGGCAATCGAAGACCCCTATTTGAGTCTCCCCTCCAACGTGAAAGAAAACGGGGCGTGGGTGGACCGCCTTCCTCGGGGTGTCGTGGTGTGGAGTCAACCTTTGGCCGGGTCTTTGGGTGTTGGGAAGCTGTTGACGTCTGGTCTGAAGAATTCTTTGGTCAG CTTCGAGCCCTTCGCCCCCGAGCAGCCCGATCCACCGCGCGCCCGAGGAcaacaccacctccaccaccaccggcTGAGCCTCCTGAACGATCTTCTTCACTGCCGCTACTTCAGACACAAGGACCTCGTCGACCACCTGTCCAGTCGCTCGAGTTTTCCTGTCACAACAATTCTTTTTCTGAGGTCACGCTGTGCCTCTGTGCCGGAAAAATGCCTCAGCAACGGCACTTTCATCAGCCACATTTGCCACGAAGCTTCCGTTCACTTCCTGAAGGTAAGGG gggggtccggcacagggatTGTGaaaatcgcttgcatccaagctagctGTTGGAGTTCTGCCCGGTACAACGGCTCAAAATACTCAAACCCAACGttccgaaccccaacatga